The following DNA comes from Nocardia sp. XZ_19_385.
CGTTCTGCATCTGCAGTTCGGCCTCGTTGATGCCGAGCTCGCGCAGCTCGACCTTGTCCGCGGGGATGCCCTGCTTCAGGGCCGCGGCGATCTGGTCGCCGAAGTTCACTTTCTGCTGGGCGTCCGGTGGCCCGGTGACGTCGCCCTCGTCCTGATTGACGAGCGCGATCGGGAAGTCGTGCAGATTCTTTTCCGGGTCCACCACGTAGTCGAGGTACATGGTGCCCAGCAGGGCCATGAACAAGGTCAGCACCACGATCGGTGCGAGCCAGGCGCGCGGCCGCAGTCGAGGGTTCCGGGTGATCTCCACTTCCTCCGATGTCGTCACGTCCCGGACCGTAACAGCCGATGAAGCCGATATTCGGTACCTCCGGCCGGTGTCCCGGGTCACTCTGTCCGGTGGATTGCCGCCGGTATGCGGTGGCGGTGCTCCGCCCGGGATTTCCATCCGTAGAATGAACTTGCCCCCAGCCCGCCCGAATAGGGAGCAAACGTTGACCGACGTCAGCCAGGCAGTCATTCCCGATCAGGACGAGAACGAACCACGCGAAGAGTGTGGCGTTTTCGGTGTCTGGGCCCCGAGCGAGGACGTGGCCAAGCTCACGTACTACGGGCTCTATGCGCTACAGCACCGCGGGCAGGAGGCGGCGGGTATCGCGGTTTCCGACGGTTCGCAGATTCTGGTGTTCAAGGATCTGGGTCTGGTGAGCCAGGTCTTCGACGAGCAGACCCTTGCCGCGATGCCGGGTCATATCGCCGTCGGCCACTGCCGCTACTCCACCACGGGCGGTGTCACCTGGGAGAACGCGCAGCCGATCTTCCGCACCACCGCCGTGGGTTCCGGACTTGCGTTGGGCCACAACGGAAATCTCGTCAACACCGCCGAATTGGCGACCCGCGCAAGGGAACTCGGCCTGGTAGGCGCGCCGATACAGGGCGGCCGGCCGCAGCCGGTGGGCGCCACCTCCGACTCCGACGTGGTGACGGCCCTGCTTGCGCACGCCGCCGCCGATTCGTCCATCGAGCAGGCCGCGATGGAACTGCTGCCGACCCTCAAAGGCGCGTTCTGCCTGACCTTCATGGACGAGCACACCCTCTACGCCGCGCGGGATCCGCACGGTGTCCGCCCGCTCTGCCTGGGCCGCCTGGACCGCGGCTGGGTGGTCGCCAGCGAAACCGCAGCATTGGACATCGTGGGCGCCGCATTCGTCCGCGAGATCGAACCGGGCGAACTGCTGGCGATCGACGCCGAGGGCGTGCGGTCCATGCGTTTCGCCAATCCGGAACCCAAGGGCTGTGTCTTCGAGTTCGTGTACCTGGCGCGCCCCGACTCCACCATCTCCGGCCGCTCGGTGCACGCCACCCGCGTCGAGATCGGCCGTCGCCTGGC
Coding sequences within:
- the purF gene encoding amidophosphoribosyltransferase, yielding MTDVSQAVIPDQDENEPREECGVFGVWAPSEDVAKLTYYGLYALQHRGQEAAGIAVSDGSQILVFKDLGLVSQVFDEQTLAAMPGHIAVGHCRYSTTGGVTWENAQPIFRTTAVGSGLALGHNGNLVNTAELATRARELGLVGAPIQGGRPQPVGATSDSDVVTALLAHAAADSSIEQAAMELLPTLKGAFCLTFMDEHTLYAARDPHGVRPLCLGRLDRGWVVASETAALDIVGAAFVREIEPGELLAIDAEGVRSMRFANPEPKGCVFEFVYLARPDSTISGRSVHATRVEIGRRLAKEHPIDADLVIPVPESGTPAAVGYAQGSGLPYGQGLMKNAYVGRTFIQPSQTIRQLGIRLKLNPLREVIRGKRLIVVDDSIVRGNTQRALVRMLREAGALEIHVRIASPPVKWPCFYGIDFASRAELIANGAGADDSYDDMIEAVRRSIGADSLGYISTEGMIAATEQPRSRLCSACFDGEYPIPLPTEAAIGKNVLEGMLSGQSEAMLLSENANASALSRP